TCATCTGAGTTTCGTCCTTTGCCTCAAACTCAAGATTCTTCCTGCAGCAAATGAGCTCTAGTAACAAAATACCAAAGCTGTAAACATCAACCTTGACTGTAATAGGCATGCTCTTGAACCATTCAGGGGCAACATAGCCTTTGGTTCCCCGGATTCCAGTTGTGGTTCTAGTTTGGTCTGTCTTCAAGAGTTTGGCTAATCCGAAGTCAGAAATTCTTGCACTGAATGAGTCGTCTAGAAGTATGTTTTGGGGCTTGATATCGCAATGTATGATTTGAGTGCTGCACTCTTCATGCAAGTAAAAGAGCCCTCTTGTGATTCCAAAGGCAATCTGTATTCTTTTGTGCCAATTAGGCCTTGAGTTTCCAAAGAGAAATTTTTCCAAGGAACCATTGCTCATGAATTCATATACCAGAAGCCGGTGTTCCCCCTCCTTGCAAAATCCTAGCAGTTGGACTAAATTCTTGTGATTTGTCTGGCCAATTGCTTTCACTTCTGTTTGGAATTCCTGCTCGTTTTCTCTCATCATCTTCTCAAACTTCTTGACTGCTACAAGTTTCCCTTTTTCATAAGCAAGGACCCCTTTGTATACTGTTGCAAAAGCACCTCTCCCTAGTTCCTCCTTGAATCCATCTGTAGCTTCATCTAGCTCATTGTAAGTGAAACTTCGCAGATTCATTCCCAGAGTGGAAGGATATGTGTGAAGCATCTTCGTTTTTCTATTATTGAAGCGGAAAATGAATAGAACAGTTgctagaaagaaaaggaagttCAGAAACACTGAGCTACCTAACAGCACTGATCCAGTGAGAATCAGGGTTGATTGATGCTTCTTATTTGAATCTCCATCTCCAGGTTTTGTGGTAGAATTGTCTTGCCTTAACTTAATCAGAGCTTTTCCACCAACACTAGGATCAATCCTCCCATTTGAGAGtggaatttttttcttccagcAATTACCATCTCTGAAAATGGCAACAGCACAAAAACAATCTGTCAGGCAAGCTTCTCTGCACCAATCCTCAGACACTGGTTGAAAATATCCATAATCAGACAGTGGCCAATCTGTATTAGGCAtctcttgaaaataaaattgatctgTTTCTCGTGATGCTTGATCACAATTTTGTGTGACAAAATTCTGTTTGCATCCACTCATCTTGTCACTTTGATCTAGGAAGTCATAACCTGTGGGGCATTTGCAATTTGGTCTCTGATCATCTCCTAATATGCAGTAACTGTTGAACCCACAAGCGCCACCGCCTGTATTTTCTGTAATTCTCATACAGATATTTCCAGGTATGGAGGGCGAAGGGGACCATGCCATGGGCCACCTCCCTGAACTTGAGCCAGCTGACTTTGGGTATACATACTGCCTGAAGACTCCATCATATTCAAGAATAGCTCTCTGGTAGAAGTCTTCTGTGGATGCTTCACTTGATGATACTAGATTAAGTATGCTTTTGTTCCTGGCAGTAAGAACTATGTAGCCAGATTGGTTGAAGATTACCTGAAAGCCACTGCCCACAGTTTGGGTTGACCAATAAGCAAAATTTGTAGAATCCAGTGGGAAATCTCTGGTGTACATCACGAGATTTCCATCAGCTTGTAGTGTAAACATGAATCTCCCATTTGAGTAATTTGTTTCTGAGAATCGAGCAACCAGTTTGCCGCCTTGATTCAACTCCTGTGTGGGTAATATTGTGTCAGTTGGCTCACCAAAACTCTCCCACAAAGTGACAGAATCTTGGCCCACCAGCACAAAATTTCCAGTGTTAAGCATGGCTGCATAGGAGACTCCACTACCAGCATCCCATATCTGTTTGCCTTTTGGATCAGTCAACACCAACTGGCCATCTGCAGTAAGCTGAACTTTGGATCTTCTTTGCCCTAGATTATTACCATTAGCTGACCAAATTATGGTCTTTTCAGGTATCTTGTTGAACCAAATAGCTAGTAAGAAACCTCCTGCCCCAACCTGTTGGAATCCAAAAGCAAATTCACCAGAAGGCGATGCCCAAAAAGAACCATTGTTCTGTGCAGTGAGTGATGATCCCAGAGTTATGTTGCTATAAGTTTGAGCAATTGTGGAAAAAGGCAGCAGGAGAAACAGCATGAAGAGGAGGGTATAAGGCAGTGCAGAAACCATGGCCAGGAGCTAATTTTCTTAGACAAGGAAAGCTAAAGACTTAACATTAATTGCAGAAATCAAACTAAATTTAACTACTCAAGGTATATACGATGAATGCTCGATAAAACATAAGTCTTCTCCATATATCTAGGAAAATTGTAGCTTTCATTGCAGGTAATGAGTCCCTATCTGTTTTATGTAATAAAGCAGGCCAGTGACTTCCCTTCATTGTCTATGAACCTTAGGTCAACTTTGAGCTCCCAACAACAAATTCAGATCCTCCTCAGCTCAAACAcggtatatatatatgataatccAATTGATGTAGACAACATCAGGTTAAGATATGCTGTTGCTAAACATTAAATACACTCCTATGTATGATCCGGTATAAAATTtcagttttatcaaacaccctctCAAATTAGTACTTCTCCTGGGAATGCTTGCATTTTGGTATATGTTGCCTGATCAATCAGTACAAATGATCTTAGGATTTGGATTCCTAGAAATTTATTTAGGatctatttttggaaaattgtgaaaaagactatcaatattttttctttcagatGAATTTTATGCTAAGGGAAGGGCTAGCTCTAGGATCTGTTTTGACTAAGTGAAGCCCATGGAGTTAAAATCTGGAACAGGTATTTAAAATGGTCCATGTTAGCTTTCAAAATTTGGAGTTTTGTATTGTAGATTGAGTTATTATATCTTGGTTGATGTAGCTGGAAAACAGTAGTTTACTCTGTATTCAATTGTTGCTGATTCTTGTTATGTTGTCCTCATCCTTTATTCATCCTTTTCAATTTCTCTATTCTAAATGCTTTGGAGCTTCTAGATGGGTTTGGACCTTTATATTGGCTCTGTTGGATACTGATATTTGTTGGGAATCTGGTATGGTGTCATTGCCTTCCAATACCAAGTCTTCAAACCACAATTATGTCATTCTAAATTAACACTACATGGCTTTCTGTTCAGATATTTTATGAGAGATGATGATGGTTGAT
The sequence above is drawn from the Vitis riparia cultivar Riparia Gloire de Montpellier isolate 1030 chromosome 6, EGFV_Vit.rip_1.0, whole genome shotgun sequence genome and encodes:
- the LOC117915981 gene encoding G-type lectin S-receptor-like serine/threonine-protein kinase LECRK3, with protein sequence MVSALPYTLLFMLFLLLPFSTIAQTYSNITLGSSLTAQNNGSFWASPSGEFAFGFQQVGAGGFLLAIWFNKIPEKTIIWSANGNNLGQRRSKVQLTADGQLVLTDPKGKQIWDAGSGVSYAAMLNTGNFVLVGQDSVTLWESFGEPTDTILPTQELNQGGKLVARFSETNYSNGRFMFTLQADGNLVMYTRDFPLDSTNFAYWSTQTVGSGFQVIFNQSGYIVLTARNKSILNLVSSSEASTEDFYQRAILEYDGVFRQYVYPKSAGSSSGRWPMAWSPSPSIPGNICMRITENTGGGACGFNSYCILGDDQRPNCKCPTGYDFLDQSDKMSGCKQNFVTQNCDQASRETDQFYFQEMPNTDWPLSDYGYFQPVSEDWCREACLTDCFCAVAIFRDGNCWKKKIPLSNGRIDPSVGGKALIKLRQDNSTTKPGDGDSNKKHQSTLILTGSVLLGSSVFLNFLFFLATVLFIFRFNNRKTKMLHTYPSTLGMNLRSFTYNELDEATDGFKEELGRGAFATVYKGVLAYEKGKLVAVKKFEKMMRENEQEFQTEVKAIGQTNHKNLVQLLGFCKEGEHRLLVYEFMSNGSLEKFLFGNSRPNWHKRIQIAFGITRGLFYLHEECSTQIIHCDIKPQNILLDDSFSARISDFGLAKLLKTDQTRTTTGIRGTKGYVAPEWFKSMPITVKVDVYSFGILLLELICCRKNLEFEAKDETQMILADWAYDCYKGGLLEVLVGYDQEAIDDMKRLEKFVMIAIWCIQEDPSLRPTMKKVTQMLEGAVEVSVPPDPCSFISSI